The DNA segment TGAGCTGGTTGAAATGTGGGAGATTAAGATTGGAAAGAAGCTTGAGAGATTGCATGTCTCTGAAGGAGAGTTGCTCCAGAAAATAAAAGGTTTTACAGTAGACCTAGTTCTGGAATGTATTAATTTCTTTGGATATGGAAgtcttttcttatatatatatatatatatatgcatacaaAATCTTATTCTAAAAGGAAAAGGGCGAAGAAAATTCTAACAAACGCCTTTATTTCCTTTTTGGCATTGCAGGAACTTCTTACCCTGCCAACTATGAATTGCTCTTCATATATTCTGCTTTTATAAATGGAGATCACACATACTTTGATATTGAGCCACCCTCTGGTGTGAATGGTACACAACTATATCCACAAGTGAAATATACCACAATCAGTGAATTCTTAGACACACTAGTTTAGGCTTTGTTTGAGAATGCTGGGAAGTGTGCAGAGGACATATTTTtacttacaaattttcatttttcgacatgttatgtttatttatttgacttCTTTCGAAGGATAAATTGAAAATGTATATAACTGTGTTGATCCAACTAAAAGGGCAATGCCTTGCTCTGTTTCTTGCCTGCTCTCAATTTCGTTAATACTCTGAAATTGGCTAGAAATTTCTAAATGGATGGCACAAAATTAAACAGAAAGTTACATTGCACAACAGTGGATCAAGATAGCAACTTGTTTTGGAGTTATTTTCAGGTCTTGGTTgttaagatataaaataaaaactctttCATATCCATAAATCCATGCTTCAACCGATGAATTATTTATAGAGGAAAATAAGGAATCTCTTGcctgaaaaaaaaaggtaacaaTAAACAATTACAAACACTGATTTTATTACAAGACATGTGACAGAACTAGAATATCTTTAATATCTCCACACGTTTCTTTATTTAGAGAACTAAGtttgacaagaagaaaaagagattcTAACTCTGTTTTATGCATCTTTAAGCAAAACCAACACTTGCAGATAAATATACTAGAAGTAAGACTCTATACATCATTAAAGGTTATAAGTTGGTTCAAGTAAAATGGCGTGCAGGAATCATTATGATGGAAGAACTCGTCTAAAGTTGTGTACTTAACGTCAGGGTAGAGCTTTGAAGCTTCAAATCCAAATGAAGGCTTAATTTCATAGTTAGTGTGATCTCCCTTCACATATGCAGAGTGGCAAATTGACAGACCCGTGTTGATGGGGTATGAAGATTCtgcaagatcaagaaattgcaaTTATCAGCACAAACACACATTTAGAGGCCCTTTGCGCAATAATTTCAAGTTAACCAAAAAAACTTGATTTCTCAAGTACAAGAAACAAGTTCACCTtgattaattatcaattaattaattacgaTTAACAAACCTTTAATATACTTCAAAACTTTCTCTTCCGAGACATAGACTCTTTTAAGAGTTTCACAGTGATGCTTCTCCCAGAGAGATACCAGATCATTGTACGACAAGGTGTTACCTGGTGGTCGGACATAGAGAATTTTGTTCAAGGTTCTTGGATCATCNACACTTCTAATGGTGTAAGTGGCAACATCTTCTTCCCTATTAAGAACAACTGTAAATCAAACAAAAGTTACTAGGAAGATTTGTGATACACAAACCgtgagaaataaagaaaaaagtgaatCAAACTCTTCGTATAACAACATGAAATTGGACAAAATCAAATTGAACTTAAAGTTAAACTACTTAAAAGGAAAACATGAATTACATAATTTCTATGCAAACATAGACTGCTCCATCCATGAAACAGCTGTGTTTACGTACCATTGGTGTTTCCATCCCCAAGAATAACAACCTTATCAAGTGGTGTTTTTATCAAACGAAGTTCTGACAAAGTGGGTAGGAAGTGTCCAGTGGAAAAGTTAGCCACAACATAGGTATGAGGAATTCCTTCAGCCTCAATGGCTCGAcgaattttaacttttttgtcTAATAGCTCGTGTCCTTCATTTACAGCATGAGTTCGATCCACATCATTTCCAAACTCCGAAGGAAAGAACCTctgcaaacaaataattacatccGAATACAACAATAGTTTCTTTAACAGCAGTCATCATCTTGATTTGCatgaaaaaaacaacaaaaatttgtaGGTACCTTAACATTTCCGGCTTCCTTAATAGCCGAAATGATCTTATATTGATCTTGTAACTGCCTGTGATTCACAGTAGATATTACCACATCCACCTTCTTTATCGCCTTAACCAAACTCT comes from the Vigna radiata var. radiata cultivar VC1973A chromosome 2, Vradiata_ver6, whole genome shotgun sequence genome and includes:
- the LOC106756257 gene encoding isoflavone reductase-like protein, producing the protein MENNSKILIIGATGFVGKLMVEASAKAGHPTFALVRESTLSDPSKSSIIQTFKTLGVNLLLGDIHDHQSLVKAIKKVDVVISTVNHRQLQDQYKIISAIKEAGNVKRFFPSEFGNDVDRTHAVNEGHELLDKKVKIRRAIEAEGIPHTYVVANFSTGHFLPTLSELRLIKTPLDKVVILGDGNTNVVLNREEDVATYTIRSVDDPRTLNKILYVRPPGNTLSYNDLVSLWEKHHCETLKRVYVSEEKVLKYIKESSYPINTGLSICHSAYVKGDHTNYEIKPSFGFEASKLYPDVKYTTLDEFFHHNDSCTPFYLNQLITFNDV